In one window of Polaromonas naphthalenivorans CJ2 DNA:
- a CDS encoding transporter substrate-binding domain-containing protein — translation MKFKIATLTLALLASGAVFAQASDTVAKVKASGVVTMGVRDSSGALSYTLGDGKYVGYHVEICQRILANLEKAAGRKLEVKYQPVTSQNRIPLVQNGTVDIECGSTTNNATRAKDVAFLHTTFVEEVRIAVKTSSGITSVAQLNGKNVATTTGTTSVQTLRRNERATNVNFNEIFGKDHSDSFLLLESGRADAFVMDGSILAGNIASAKNPADFKIVGEVLSVEPIAIMIRKDDAGLKKIGDDTINGLIKSGELAKLYDKWFMQPIPPKGTRVGLPASESTKAAWATPNDKPMEDYAKK, via the coding sequence ATGAAATTCAAGATTGCCACTTTGACGCTTGCCCTGCTCGCGTCTGGCGCCGTTTTTGCCCAGGCAAGCGACACCGTTGCCAAGGTCAAGGCTTCCGGCGTGGTCACCATGGGCGTTCGCGATTCATCCGGCGCCCTGTCCTATACGCTGGGCGATGGCAAATACGTGGGCTACCACGTCGAGATCTGCCAGCGCATCCTCGCCAACCTTGAAAAAGCCGCTGGCCGCAAGCTTGAAGTCAAATACCAGCCCGTCACCTCGCAAAACCGCATTCCGCTGGTTCAAAACGGCACGGTCGATATTGAATGCGGCTCGACCACCAACAATGCAACCCGGGCCAAGGATGTGGCCTTCCTGCACACCACCTTCGTCGAGGAAGTGCGCATTGCCGTGAAGACCAGCTCGGGCATTACCTCGGTTGCCCAGCTGAACGGCAAAAACGTCGCCACCACCACCGGCACCACTTCCGTGCAGACCTTGCGTAGAAATGAACGCGCCACGAATGTCAACTTCAACGAGATTTTCGGCAAGGACCATTCCGACAGCTTTTTGCTGCTGGAGTCGGGCCGCGCCGATGCCTTCGTGATGGACGGCTCCATCCTGGCGGGCAATATCGCGTCCGCCAAGAACCCCGCCGATTTCAAGATCGTCGGTGAAGTGCTGAGTGTCGAGCCGATTGCGATCATGATCCGCAAGGACGATGCCGGCCTGAAGAAGATTGGCGACGACACCATCAACGGCCTGATTAAGAGCGGCGAACTCGCCAAGCTCTATGACAAGTGGTTCATGCAGCCGATTCCTCCGAAGGGCACCCGCGTCGGCCTGCCGGCCAGCGAAAGCACCAAGGCGGCCTGGGCAACGCCCAACGACAAGCCGATGGAAGATTACGCCAAGAAGTAA
- a CDS encoding LysR substrate-binding domain-containing protein, with the protein METKWLEDFVSLAETRSFSRSAQLRHVTQPAFSRRIQALEAWAGTDLVDRSSYPTRLTPAGQTLYSQSLEMLQGLQSTRAMLRGHNSAGQDFIEFAVPHTLAFTFFPAWLSSLQSKFGPIKSRLIALNVHDAVLRLTEGSCDLLISYHHDSQPFQLNADRYEMVLLGQEVLAPFVRADASGQPEHRLPGRAGQPLPYLGYASGAYLGRMVDLILKQSSVPIHLDRVYETDMAEGLKAMALEGHGIAFLPLSAVKKEVRSRKLVSAGPGLEMTMDVRVYRERPTARNTVKSHAQDLWTYLESQAAGKDKPASRPGSPVVPRAPPAR; encoded by the coding sequence ATGGAAACCAAATGGCTTGAAGATTTCGTCAGTCTCGCTGAAACCCGCAGTTTTAGCCGTTCCGCGCAATTGCGCCACGTCACGCAGCCGGCGTTCTCGCGGCGCATCCAGGCGCTCGAAGCATGGGCCGGCACCGACCTGGTGGACCGCAGTTCCTACCCGACGCGCCTGACACCGGCCGGCCAGACGCTCTACAGCCAGTCGCTGGAAATGCTGCAGGGCCTGCAATCGACGCGCGCCATGCTGCGCGGCCACAACTCGGCCGGACAGGATTTCATCGAGTTCGCGGTGCCGCACACGCTGGCCTTTACCTTCTTTCCGGCCTGGCTCAGCAGCCTGCAGAGCAAGTTCGGCCCGATCAAGAGCCGGCTGATCGCGCTCAATGTGCATGACGCGGTACTGCGGCTGACCGAGGGCAGTTGCGACCTCCTGATTTCCTACCACCATGACTCGCAGCCCTTTCAGCTCAACGCTGACCGCTACGAGATGGTGTTGCTGGGCCAGGAAGTGCTGGCGCCGTTTGTCCGGGCCGATGCCTCGGGACAGCCCGAGCACCGCCTGCCGGGCCGGGCCGGGCAGCCGCTGCCCTACCTGGGCTATGCGTCGGGCGCTTACCTGGGTCGCATGGTGGACCTGATTCTCAAGCAGTCCAGCGTTCCCATCCACCTGGACCGGGTGTACGAAACCGACATGGCCGAAGGGCTCAAGGCCATGGCCCTGGAAGGGCATGGGATTGCGTTTCTTCCGCTCAGCGCGGTGAAAAAGGAAGTCCGGTCGCGCAAGCTGGTGAGCGCCGGCCCCGGCCTGGAAATGACCATGGATGTGCGCGTTTACCGCGAGCGGCCCACCGCCCGGAATACGGTCAAAAGCCATGCGCAGGATTTGTGGACCTATCTGGAGTCCCAGGCGGCAGGCAAGGACAAGCCGGCCAGCCGGCCTGGCAGTCCGGTCGTCCCGCGAGCGCCGCCGGCTAGGTAA
- a CDS encoding ABCB family ABC transporter ATP-binding protein/permease, whose amino-acid sequence MRSRASTADSYPAPAMTAPGAKAAPVPPRSDWATLKRLFPYLWEYKWRAMAALAFMLGAKLANVGVPLLLKDLVDTMSFKPGDVKAVLVVPVALLLAYGLLRLSTTLFTELRELVFAKATEGAARRISLEVFRHLHALSLRFHLERQTGGMTRDIERGTRGVHSLISYSLYSIIPTLIEVTLVLSLLAVKFDVWFAGITLIALVFYITFTVTVTNWRTQFRKAMNELDSSAHSRAIDSLLNYETVKYFNNEEFEAQRYDENLKRYRAAAIKSQRTLSMLNAGQQLIIALGLVAMLWRATQGVVDGRMTLGDLVMVNAFMIQLYIPLGFLGVIYREIKQSLTDLEKMFTLMEREREIADQPGAQPLRIEATPAVRFENVSFAYDPARPILHNVSFEIPPGKTVAVVGSSGAGKSTLARLLYRFYDVQQGRITIAGQDIKQVTQASVRQAIGIVPQDTVLFNDTVEYNIAYGKPGATHAEVEEAARAARIHGFIASTPLGYNTMVGERGLKLSGGEKQRVAIARTLLKNPPVVIFDEATSALDSANERAIQGELRTAAQNKTTLVIAHRLSTVVDAHEILVMDAGRIVERGSHAALLAANGRYADMWAMQQQASDRILDEIGV is encoded by the coding sequence ATGCGCTCCCGAGCTTCCACTGCTGATTCCTATCCCGCGCCGGCCATGACGGCCCCAGGCGCCAAGGCAGCGCCCGTGCCGCCGCGTTCCGACTGGGCCACGCTCAAGCGCCTGTTTCCCTACCTGTGGGAGTACAAGTGGCGCGCCATGGCGGCGCTGGCCTTCATGCTGGGCGCCAAGCTGGCCAACGTCGGCGTGCCGCTGCTGCTGAAGGATCTGGTCGATACCATGAGCTTCAAGCCCGGCGATGTAAAGGCCGTGCTGGTCGTGCCGGTCGCTTTGCTGCTGGCCTACGGCCTGCTGCGCCTCTCGACCACGCTGTTCACCGAGCTGCGCGAGCTGGTGTTCGCCAAGGCCACCGAAGGCGCGGCGCGGCGCATTTCGCTCGAAGTGTTCCGGCATCTGCACGCGCTGAGCCTGCGCTTTCACCTGGAGCGCCAGACCGGCGGCATGACGCGCGACATCGAGCGCGGCACGCGCGGCGTGCATTCGCTGATCTCGTATTCGCTCTACAGCATCATCCCGACGCTGATCGAGGTGACGCTGGTGCTGAGCCTCTTGGCCGTCAAGTTCGATGTCTGGTTCGCCGGCATCACCTTGATCGCGCTGGTGTTCTACATCACCTTCACGGTCACCGTGACCAACTGGCGCACGCAGTTTCGCAAGGCCATGAACGAACTCGATTCGTCGGCGCACAGCCGCGCCATCGATTCGCTCTTGAACTACGAAACCGTCAAGTATTTCAACAACGAGGAGTTCGAAGCCCAGCGCTACGACGAGAACCTCAAGCGCTACCGCGCCGCCGCCATCAAGAGCCAGCGCACGCTGAGCATGCTCAACGCCGGGCAGCAGTTGATCATCGCGCTCGGCCTGGTGGCGATGCTGTGGCGCGCCACGCAGGGCGTGGTCGATGGCCGCATGACGCTGGGCGACCTGGTGATGGTCAACGCCTTCATGATCCAGCTCTACATTCCGCTGGGCTTTTTGGGCGTGATCTACCGCGAGATCAAGCAGAGCCTGACCGACCTGGAAAAGATGTTCACGCTGATGGAGCGCGAGCGCGAGATTGCCGACCAGCCGGGCGCGCAGCCGCTGCGCATCGAGGCGACGCCAGCCGTGCGCTTCGAGAATGTCAGCTTTGCCTACGACCCGGCGCGGCCGATTCTGCACAACGTGAGTTTCGAGATTCCGCCGGGCAAGACCGTGGCCGTCGTCGGCTCGTCGGGCGCCGGCAAATCGACGCTGGCCCGGCTGCTCTACCGTTTTTACGACGTGCAGCAGGGCCGCATCACGATTGCCGGGCAGGACATCAAGCAGGTCACGCAGGCCAGCGTGCGCCAGGCGATTGGCATCGTGCCGCAGGACACGGTGCTGTTCAACGACACGGTCGAATACAACATCGCCTACGGCAAGCCCGGCGCGACGCACGCAGAGGTCGAGGAAGCCGCCAGAGCCGCGCGCATCCACGGCTTCATCGCCTCGACGCCGCTGGGCTACAACACCATGGTCGGCGAGCGCGGCCTGAAGCTGTCGGGCGGCGAAAAGCAGCGCGTGGCGATTGCCCGCACGCTGCTGAAAAACCCGCCGGTGGTGATCTTCGACGAAGCCACCTCGGCGCTCGATTCGGCCAACGAGCGCGCCATCCAGGGCGAGCTGCGCACCGCCGCGCAGAACAAGACCACCCTGGTGATTGCGCACCGGCTTTCGACCGTGGTCGATGCGCACGAGATCCTGGTGATGGACGCCGGCCGCATCGTCGAGCGCGGCAGCCATGCCGCGCTTCTGGCCGCCAACGGGCGCTACGCCGACATGTGGGCCATGCAGCAGCAGGCCAGCGATCGGATTCTGGATGAAATCGGGGTCTAG
- a CDS encoding MerR family DNA-binding transcriptional regulator, producing the protein MSDYRINEFAKRVGRSVQTIRRSEREGKLTAKRLPSGHRYFDASEVRSLMGGTTDKKDIVVYCSVSGAGQKDDLASQVAAMQAYYLADAIVHTFSCRLDGMRKYKQVIKEDFPQFQLGVVKDELQ; encoded by the coding sequence ATGAGCGATTACCGCATCAATGAATTTGCAAAACGAGTCGGTCGTTCGGTTCAAACCATTCGTCGTTCGGAGCGTGAGGGAAAGTTGACAGCGAAACGGCTGCCGTCAGGTCATCGGTATTTTGATGCATCTGAGGTGCGTTCGCTGATGGGTGGTACAACGGATAAAAAAGACATCGTGGTCTATTGCAGTGTCAGCGGCGCTGGCCAAAAAGATGACCTTGCCTCACAAGTCGCAGCCATGCAGGCGTACTACCTTGCGGACGCCATCGTTCACACTTTCAGCTGCAGGCTTGACGGCATGCGCAAATACAAGCAGGTCATCAAGGAAGATTTTCCCCAGTTTCAACTAGGCGTCGTGAAGGACGAATTGCAATGA
- a CDS encoding transposase, with protein MKVTRTLQANVPPELTSICKVTGFVRADIWRRFGALGNAGKSGLDIRNEITRGAFYTGMAVDGTIRAETTKDVVNDVLAYKAAAMRKVRQAVAAHTQDNAERKRLYSLLKKDQWLQDNFLHRQMRKHFRHGVSHTANQFVVRSDRHCSEIVDGKLVVIIRVAKKYGDDIRLVTTTRGKNVNLTGSNLRIIVKEGCTEIHYATEKGQGRACGDRIVGVDKGYTEALSDSDGQAHGLKFGSVLTDYSDKTAATNRYRNRLHALEKKHRQAGRAAKADRIKRCNLGRQKIDTRRQKAQMHLRTIAFQAAHSVVDKAAVVVSEDLTSPIAAKQQWKEFNRRMSSWAKGTLADALDSVCTQRQARHVLVNAAYTSQMDSLTGLLQGKRVGDKFYRENGDVLQADHNAALNVLARLDDNEISRFTPYQEVRRILLARSPAQLSVNGLELGEPSRQPSADKL; from the coding sequence ATGAAGGTCACCCGCACCCTGCAAGCCAATGTACCGCCAGAGCTGACGAGCATCTGCAAGGTAACGGGCTTCGTTCGTGCCGACATCTGGCGCCGGTTCGGTGCACTGGGCAACGCAGGTAAAAGCGGCCTGGACATTCGCAACGAAATCACTCGCGGAGCGTTCTACACAGGCATGGCGGTTGATGGCACCATCCGGGCAGAAACCACCAAGGATGTGGTCAACGATGTGCTGGCCTATAAGGCCGCAGCCATGCGCAAGGTACGTCAGGCCGTGGCGGCACACACCCAGGACAATGCCGAGCGCAAGCGCCTGTACTCCTTGCTCAAGAAGGATCAATGGCTGCAAGACAACTTTTTGCATCGACAGATGCGCAAGCACTTTCGCCATGGGGTGTCGCACACCGCCAATCAGTTTGTGGTTCGATCCGACAGGCATTGCAGTGAAATAGTCGATGGCAAACTGGTCGTCATCATTCGCGTGGCAAAGAAGTATGGCGACGACATCCGCCTGGTCACAACCACCAGAGGCAAGAACGTCAACCTTACTGGATCCAACCTGCGCATCATCGTCAAAGAGGGATGCACCGAGATTCATTACGCCACGGAGAAAGGCCAAGGGCGCGCTTGCGGCGACCGGATCGTCGGCGTGGACAAGGGTTACACCGAAGCCCTCAGCGACTCCGATGGGCAGGCGCACGGGCTGAAATTCGGCTCGGTCCTGACGGACTACAGCGACAAGACTGCGGCGACCAACCGGTATCGCAACCGGCTCCACGCGCTGGAGAAGAAGCATCGTCAGGCCGGCCGTGCAGCCAAGGCGGATCGCATCAAACGGTGCAACCTCGGACGCCAGAAGATCGATACCCGGCGTCAAAAAGCGCAAATGCATTTGCGCACCATCGCTTTTCAAGCCGCACACAGCGTTGTGGACAAGGCGGCCGTGGTGGTCTCCGAGGATTTGACCTCGCCCATTGCCGCAAAGCAGCAATGGAAAGAATTCAACAGAAGAATGAGTTCATGGGCCAAAGGCACGCTGGCCGACGCCCTGGATTCGGTTTGCACGCAGCGTCAAGCCAGGCACGTCCTGGTGAATGCGGCCTATACATCGCAAATGGACTCGCTCACTGGCTTGCTGCAAGGCAAGCGGGTAGGCGACAAGTTTTACCGTGAAAACGGGGATGTTCTTCAGGCCGACCACAACGCTGCTTTGAACGTGTTGGCAAGGCTGGACGACAACGAGATTTCTCGTTTCACTCCCTACCAGGAAGTGCGCCGAATCCTGCTGGCACGTTCTCCGGCGCAACTGAGCGTCAATGGGCTTGAGTTGGGCGAGCCATCGCGTCAACCAAGTGCGGATAAATTATGA
- a CDS encoding acyl-CoA thioesterase — translation MSFESSALPGNTAPPAPAGADLETRALHGPLPTDKELVLKVIPMPRDCNANGDIFGGWVMAQVDLAGAVLPARYVDGRMATVAVNQFIFKQPVRVGDILSFLAVVTRIGTTSITVQVEVFAERFRAQGRHIKVTEASLTYVALDDAGKPRKIAKP, via the coding sequence ATGTCCTTTGAATCAAGCGCCCTGCCGGGCAATACCGCCCCACCCGCCCCTGCAGGCGCCGACCTGGAGACGCGCGCCCTGCACGGCCCCTTGCCCACCGACAAGGAGCTGGTGCTCAAGGTGATCCCGATGCCGCGCGACTGCAACGCCAACGGCGACATTTTCGGCGGCTGGGTGATGGCGCAGGTGGACCTGGCGGGCGCGGTGCTGCCGGCGCGTTATGTCGATGGCCGCATGGCCACCGTGGCGGTCAACCAGTTCATATTCAAGCAGCCGGTGCGGGTCGGCGACATCCTGTCGTTCCTGGCCGTCGTGACGCGCATCGGCACCACCTCGATCACGGTGCAGGTCGAGGTGTTTGCCGAGCGCTTTCGCGCGCAGGGCCGCCACATCAAGGTCACCGAAGCCAGCCTGACCTATGTGGCGCTTGACGATGCGGGCAAGCCGCGCAAGATCGCCAAGCCTTGA
- a CDS encoding MgtC/SapB family protein, with amino-acid sequence MASSAWQQVGQTIVAEFSDLPDAAQVTRILLRLTLAALLGGLLGIEREQKGKAAGVRTHMLVAMGAALFVLLSQQAGMPPSDLSRVIQGVIAGIGFLGAGTILKGDDLGKVKGLTTAAGIWLTAAIGVAAGMGRESTAVLSTLLALAIFTLMPRVIRLVEKPESRVVDASSAREKP; translated from the coding sequence ATGGCTTCAAGCGCGTGGCAGCAAGTTGGCCAAACCATCGTCGCCGAGTTTTCAGACCTGCCCGACGCCGCGCAGGTCACGCGAATTTTGCTGCGCCTGACGCTGGCCGCGCTGCTGGGCGGCTTGCTGGGCATCGAGCGCGAGCAAAAAGGCAAGGCCGCCGGCGTGCGCACGCACATGCTGGTGGCCATGGGCGCGGCGCTGTTCGTGCTGCTGTCGCAGCAGGCCGGCATGCCGCCGTCCGACCTGAGCCGGGTCATCCAGGGCGTCATTGCCGGCATCGGTTTTCTGGGCGCGGGCACCATCCTCAAGGGCGACGACCTGGGAAAAGTCAAGGGGCTGACCACGGCGGCCGGCATCTGGCTGACCGCCGCCATCGGCGTGGCCGCCGGCATGGGACGCGAATCGACGGCGGTGCTCAGCACCTTGCTGGCGCTGGCCATTTTTACCCTGATGCCGCGCGTGATCAGGCTGGTGGAAAAACCGGAATCGCGGGTGGTCGATGCCAGCTCGGCCCGGGAAAAGCCATGA
- a CDS encoding hemerythrin domain-containing protein — MNIFEALRISHAAQRTLADQLILTQGDTPERDSIFSELKLELAAHAAAEERFFYVPLIAHDLTQEPSRHGIAEHHEMDKLVEELETTERSSPAWLVAAKALHHKIYHHLEDEEHSVFQLAGKVLGEAEKLSLAKDYEGEFTSQRLKD, encoded by the coding sequence ATGAACATTTTTGAAGCATTGCGCATCAGCCACGCCGCGCAGCGAACCCTGGCTGACCAGTTGATCCTGACCCAGGGCGACACGCCTGAAAGGGACTCGATTTTCAGTGAACTCAAGCTCGAACTCGCCGCGCATGCCGCCGCCGAGGAGCGCTTTTTTTATGTGCCGCTGATTGCGCATGACCTGACGCAGGAGCCGTCGCGCCATGGCATTGCCGAGCATCACGAGATGGACAAGCTGGTCGAGGAACTGGAAACCACGGAGCGCAGTTCGCCGGCCTGGCTGGTCGCCGCCAAGGCGCTGCACCACAAGATTTACCACCACCTTGAGGACGAGGAGCACAGCGTGTTCCAGCTGGCGGGCAAGGTGCTGGGCGAGGCTGAAAAGCTGTCGCTGGCCAAGGACTACGAAGGCGAGTTCACCTCGCAGCGCCTGAAGGACTGA
- a CDS encoding complex I NDUFA9 subunit family protein: MKKILIFGGTGFVGTQVCEKLNRLQCRVTVATRRSDNARHLLPLPLVDVAEIDLHDSAALAALVAGHDAVVNLIAILHGSEDAFQKVHVQWPLTLVRACRAAGVRRIIHISALGASMDSASRYQRSKARGEAALLGSGLDVTVLRPSVMFGADDKFLNTFASLQQVFPVIPLAGSRARFQPVWVGDVADAVVRCLQDDATIGEVYEACGPQVFTLKELVQLAGRYAGIHHGQGRPVIALPDALARVQAFFMELAPGDPVLSRDNLDAMKTDNVATGKLPGLQALGITPASLEAIGPTYLGARGLRSGLMAKRQTSGRF, translated from the coding sequence ATGAAAAAAATTCTGATCTTCGGCGGCACCGGTTTTGTCGGCACCCAGGTTTGCGAAAAGCTCAACCGGCTGCAATGCCGCGTGACCGTGGCCACGCGCCGCAGCGACAACGCGCGGCACTTGCTGCCGCTGCCGCTGGTGGATGTGGCTGAAATCGACCTGCATGACAGCGCGGCGCTGGCGGCGCTGGTGGCCGGCCACGACGCGGTGGTCAACCTGATCGCCATCCTGCACGGCTCGGAGGATGCGTTTCAGAAAGTGCATGTGCAGTGGCCGCTGACCCTGGTGCGCGCCTGCAGGGCCGCTGGTGTGCGGCGCATCATCCACATCAGCGCGCTGGGCGCGTCGATGGACTCCGCTTCCAGATACCAGCGCAGCAAGGCGCGCGGCGAAGCGGCCCTGCTGGGCTCGGGGCTGGACGTGACGGTGCTGCGCCCCAGCGTCATGTTTGGCGCCGACGACAAGTTCCTCAACACCTTTGCCAGCCTGCAGCAGGTGTTTCCGGTGATTCCGCTGGCCGGCAGCCGGGCGCGTTTCCAGCCGGTCTGGGTCGGCGACGTGGCCGACGCGGTGGTGCGCTGCCTGCAGGACGACGCGACCATCGGCGAAGTCTATGAAGCCTGCGGCCCGCAGGTGTTCACGCTCAAGGAACTGGTGCAGCTGGCCGGCCGCTACGCCGGCATCCATCATGGCCAGGGTCGGCCAGTGATCGCCCTGCCCGATGCGCTGGCGCGGGTGCAGGCCTTTTTCATGGAGCTTGCGCCCGGCGACCCGGTACTCAGCCGCGACAACCTGGACGCCATGAAGACCGACAACGTCGCCACCGGCAAGCTGCCCGGACTGCAGGCGCTGGGCATCACGCCGGCTTCGCTGGAGGCGATTGGCCCGACCTACCTGGGTGCGCGCGGTTTGCGCAGCGGGCTCATGGCCAAGCGCCAGACGTCAGGCCGGTTCTGA
- a CDS encoding glutathione S-transferase family protein: MLKLYIGNKNYSSWSMRPWVLLQQAGIPFEEILIRFDSFDAGSEFRRQISTVNPVGKVPVLDDDGLIVWDTLAIAEYLAERFPEKNLWPSNFQARARARSVCAEMHSGFTALRGACPMNIEADLAETGQLVWRDKPAVRADVARLVAMWRELLAGHQGTMLFGEFSIADAFFAPVCMRLKSYALPVPDDIAAYIDRLSAMPGVKAWMDGALAENDFREFEEPYRIKRLRPA, translated from the coding sequence ATGCTCAAGCTCTACATCGGCAACAAAAACTATTCGTCCTGGTCCATGCGGCCGTGGGTGCTGCTTCAGCAGGCCGGCATTCCTTTTGAAGAAATCCTGATCCGCTTCGATTCGTTTGACGCGGGCTCCGAATTCAGGCGGCAAATCAGCACCGTCAACCCGGTCGGCAAGGTGCCGGTGCTGGACGACGACGGCCTGATCGTCTGGGACACGCTGGCGATTGCCGAATACCTGGCCGAGCGCTTCCCTGAAAAAAACCTCTGGCCCTCGAATTTTCAGGCGCGCGCCCGGGCGCGCAGCGTCTGCGCCGAAATGCACAGCGGCTTCACCGCCTTGCGCGGTGCCTGCCCGATGAACATCGAGGCCGACCTGGCGGAAACCGGCCAACTGGTCTGGCGCGACAAGCCGGCCGTGCGTGCCGATGTGGCGCGCCTGGTCGCCATGTGGCGCGAGTTGCTGGCCGGGCACCAGGGGACTATGCTGTTCGGCGAATTCAGCATTGCCGACGCGTTTTTCGCGCCGGTGTGCATGCGGCTCAAGAGCTACGCCCTGCCGGTGCCCGACGACATTGCCGCCTACATCGACCGCCTGAGCGCCATGCCCGGCGTGAAAGCCTGGATGGACGGCGCACTGGCGGAAAACGACTTTCGCGAATTCGAGGAACCTTACCGAATCAAGCGGCTCCGCCCCGCATGA